A stretch of the Bacillota bacterium genome encodes the following:
- the miaB gene encoding tRNA (N6-isopentenyl adenosine(37)-C2)-methylthiotransferase MiaB, producing the protein MKYLIQTFGCQMNEHDSEIIAGMLQEMGYQPTTEITQADLVLLNTCCVRETAENKIYGKLGELKHLKRQKPDLLLVVCGCMTQQEQVAEKLAQRAPHVDVIIGTHNTHRLPELLAQARATGKTVIDVWEKEGEIIEDLPTYRQDGIKAYVTIMYGCNNFCSYCIVPYVRGRERSRRLADIVAEVERLAQAGYKEVMLLGQNVNSYGKDLAEKVDFADLLARLDRIPGIKRIRYMTSHPRDFSDKLIEMIASSSKVCEHFHLPIQAGSNAVLKRMNRGYTREYYQELVAKIRHRIPHCSVTTDLIVGFPGESDQDFHDTLELVRNVRFDAAYTFVYSKRSGTPADKMPNQVPLSVKKSRLQQLMHLQNKISREINEALIGQDLEVLVDGESKTNRTKLSGRTRTNKIVIFSGPSDLIGQLVPIRITAAQTWNLIGEWRNDQRS; encoded by the coding sequence ATGAAATACCTGATTCAGACATTTGGCTGTCAGATGAATGAGCACGATTCAGAAATCATCGCCGGGATGCTGCAAGAAATGGGTTATCAGCCGACTACAGAGATAACGCAGGCGGATCTGGTTTTGCTCAATACCTGTTGTGTGCGCGAAACCGCGGAAAATAAGATTTATGGGAAATTGGGCGAGTTAAAACATCTCAAGCGGCAAAAACCAGATTTGTTGCTGGTGGTGTGCGGCTGCATGACCCAACAGGAGCAGGTAGCCGAAAAGTTGGCCCAACGTGCCCCGCACGTTGATGTGATCATCGGGACCCACAATACGCACCGGCTGCCCGAGTTGCTGGCCCAGGCCCGGGCGACCGGCAAGACTGTGATTGATGTGTGGGAAAAAGAGGGCGAAATCATTGAAGACCTGCCCACTTACCGCCAGGATGGAATCAAAGCCTATGTGACGATTATGTATGGTTGCAACAACTTTTGCTCCTACTGCATCGTGCCGTACGTGCGGGGCCGTGAGCGCAGTCGCCGGCTGGCAGATATTGTGGCGGAAGTTGAACGCCTGGCCCAGGCGGGATATAAAGAAGTCATGCTGCTTGGTCAAAACGTGAATTCCTACGGGAAAGACCTGGCCGAGAAAGTTGACTTTGCCGACTTGCTGGCCAGGCTCGATCGGATCCCTGGGATTAAGCGGATTCGCTACATGACGTCTCATCCCCGGGATTTTTCCGACAAACTTATTGAGATGATCGCGAGTTCCTCCAAGGTTTGTGAACACTTTCATCTTCCGATCCAGGCCGGGAGCAACGCGGTCCTCAAGCGCATGAATCGTGGTTACACGCGGGAGTATTACCAGGAGTTGGTCGCAAAAATTCGCCACCGGATTCCTCACTGCAGTGTGACGACCGATCTGATCGTCGGTTTTCCTGGGGAGAGCGACCAGGATTTTCATGACACTCTGGAACTGGTGCGGAACGTGCGTTTCGATGCGGCCTATACCTTTGTCTACTCCAAGCGTTCAGGGACGCCGGCCGATAAAATGCCGAATCAGGTTCCCCTGTCCGTGAAAAAATCCCGCTTGCAGCAGCTGATGCACCTCCAGAATAAGATCAGTCGTGAAATCAACGAGGCGCTGATCGGTCAGGACCTGGAGGTTCTGGTTGATGGGGAGAGCAAAACCAACCGGACGAAGCTGTCTGGCCGAACGCGCACCAATAAAATAGTGATCTTCAGTGGACCATCTGACTTGATCGGGCAATTGGTGCCGATCAGAATCACCGCCGCGCAAACCTGGAACCTGATCGGCGAGTGGAGAAATGACCAGCGTAGTTGA